In Arachis hypogaea cultivar Tifrunner chromosome 2, arahy.Tifrunner.gnm2.J5K5, whole genome shotgun sequence, a genomic segment contains:
- the LOC112722279 gene encoding uncharacterized protein, with translation MSVGASSVAPVIVPEAILVASPSFAFNLNHSGDAGVGETGPLGEVAFVTPDSPATVPVFGEIGVPDGVEDAPYDDDDDDGVEPATIADDHDDDTPRPTPAVGGGTSSLGNNQFPSHFSALELDAMAPQGDPGVPVGFGARETQNTRVVSEFQVGQHFQDKEEVVLSVKTYNICRGVEYKVLKFDNRKYYGKCKEFGSGCTWLIRVSLRQRRSIWEVKRYNGPHTCLATSIFSDHKKLDYHVISAFILPMIRVDAAVSIKVPQNATEEHFGFIPTYRRVWMAKQKAMAQIYGDWEESYNYLPRWVLGVQITMPGSVAVLKTSLVRLFWTFPPCIEAFRHCKSLVGVDGTHLYGKYDGTLLVAIAQDDNSNIISIAFALVEGKNAESWSLFLSHMRQHVTPQPGILVISDRHNGIKAALEAPNGGWLPPTAYRDFCIQHVAANFALSFKGKDARRWLVNAAYVKTEIKFHYWFDILRPEDPTMCDCANRIDYAHWTQHWDEGRRFGHMTTNIFECVNSILKGVRNLPVCVLVKATYGRLAELFVRKGKEAEAQLGTRQQFSQHLIKAIKANLKVSRCFTVILYDRDNSEFTVTETTPTESFSLGTYRVSLTDQTCDCGYFQTLQYPCRPALACCVYARLT, from the exons ATGTCTGTTGGTGCCTCGTCGGTTGCGCCAGTCATTGTACCCGAGGCAATTTTAGTTGCTTCTCCTTCCTTTGCATTCAATCTAAATCATAGTGGTGATGCCGGAGTTGGTGAAACTGGACCGTTGGGGGAGGTAGCATTTGTGACGCCCGATTCTCCTGCAACGGTCCCGGTCTTTGGAGAGATTGGAGTACCCGATGGGGTTGAGGATGCAccgtatgatgatgatgatgatgatggtgtggAGCCCGCCACAATAGCAGATGATCATGACGATGACACACCACGGCCGACTCCAGCTGTGGGTGGGGGAACATCTAGTTTGGGTAATAATCAGTTCCCCTCACACTTCTCAGCTTTGGAGTTGGATGCCATGGCACCTCAGGGGGATCCAGGAGTACCTGTTGGGTTCGGGGCTAGAGAGACACAGAATACAAGAGTTGTATCTGAATTTCAAGTTGGTCAGCATTTTCAGGATAAAGAAGAAGTCGTGTTAAGCGTGAAGACTTATAACATTTGCCGTGGGGTtgagtacaaggtattgaaattCGATAACCGTAAGTACTATGGCAAGTGCAAGGAGTTTGGCAGCGGGTGCACATGGCTCATTCGGGTTAGCCTACGCCAGCGCAGAAGTATTTGGGAGGTAAAACGATACAATGGTCCTCACACTTGTCTAGCCACATCGATATTTAGTGATCACAAGAagcttgattatcatgtcataTCAGCCTTCATACTGCCCATGATTAGAGTTGATGCTGCCGTCTCGATAAAGGTACCGCAGAATGCCACGGAGGAACACTTTGGGTTCATaccgacttacaggagggtttGGATGGCTAAACAGAAAGCCATGGCCCAGATTTATGGagattgggaggagtcatacaatTACTTGCCACGATGGGTATTGGGTGTTCAGATCACGATGCCAGGTAGTGTTGCGGTGTTAAAGACGAGTCTTGTGCGG CTTTTCTGGACATTCCCACCGTGTATTGAAGCGTTTAGACATTGCAAGTCATTGGTCGGTGTGGATGGTACCCACCTGTATGGGAAATACGATGGTACACTATTGGTCGCAATTGCACAGGACGACAACTCCAACATCATTTCTATTGCATTTGCACTTGTGGAGGGGAAGAATGCAGAGTCGTGGTCATTATTTCTATCTCACATGCGACAGCATGTGACCCCTCAACCAGGGATACTTGTCATATCAGATAGGCATAATGGGATAAAGGCTGCATTGGAAGCTCCTAACGGTGGCTGGCTTCCACCTACTGCATATAGGGATTTTTGCATCCAACACGTGGCTGCAAATTTCGCGCTAAGTTTCAAGGGCAAGGATGCACGGAGGTGGTTAGTGAATGCTGCTTATGTCAAGACCGAGATTAAGTTTCATTACTGGTTTGACATTCTTCGTCCCGAAGATCCTACTATGTGCGACTGCGCTAACCGGATTGACTATGCACATTGGACTCAACATTGGGACGAAGGTCGGAGATTTGGACACATGACTACGAATATATTTGAGTGTGTGAACTCGATACTAAAGGGTGTGAGGAACCTTCCAGTCTGTGTGTTGGTGAAGGCCACTTACGGGAGATTGGCCGAGCTATTCGTCCGGAAAGGCAAAGAGGCCGAGGCACAGTTAGGAACCAGGCAGCAGTTTAGTCAGCATCTAATTAAGGCAATTAAGGCAAATCTGAAGGTCTCAAGGTGTTTCACAGTGATTTTGTATGACAGAGACAACTCAGAGTTTACTGTGACAGAGACCACTCCGACAGAGAGTTTTTCGCTGGGCACATACAGAGTATCCCTCACCGATCAGACATGTGATTGCGGCTATTTCCAAACACTTCAATATCCATGTCGTCCTGCCTTGGCTTGCTGTGTATATGCACGCCTGACCTAG